A portion of the Caenorhabditis elegans chromosome III genome contains these proteins:
- the cec-8 gene encoding Chromo domain-containing protein (Confirmed by transcript evidence): MARKSKGSRSSTRAVKQTDHFQVDVKLQSRPDHVRAPRANNENVNYTPVKEAKIQKILDHQLYNTHYVEYQVEMSDGTEEMLTEFDFDNKKTQKMLAEYKFKVTELEDDGSKEYVVEKIVAHRYPNDRLNQPLYLVMWRGFPDPVSNTEMWGEELENCQELLDAYNEEHDIDLSKTVMNKPPKKSKHQDTSDDSEESEDEEEKSPRKRSSKKRRAASVSDSDSDSDSDFDKKKWKKNKAKRSKRDDSSDDDSEMERRRKKSKKSKKSKKFKKSEKRKRAVNDSSSDDEDEEEKPEKRSKKSKKAVIDSSSEDEEEEKSSKKRSKKSKKESDEEQQASDSEEEVVEVKKNSKSPKKTPKKTAVKEESEESSGDEEEEVVKKKKSSKINKRKAKESSSDEEEEVEESPKKKTKSPRKSSKKSAAKEESEEESSDNEEEEEVDYSPKKKVKSPKKSSKKPAAKVESEEPSDNEEEEEEVEESPIKKDKTPRKYSRKSAAKVESTESSGNEEEEEVEESPKKKGKTPRKSSKKSAAVEESDNEEEDVEESPKKRTSPRKSSKKRAAKEESEESSDNEVEEVEDSPKKNDKTLRKSPRKPAAKVESEESFGNEEEEEVEESPKKKGKTPRKSSKKSAAKEESEESSDDEEEEQAEETNGSHTESPTKSKTDESDNSTSSDEDDE, encoded by the exons ATGGCCAGAAAATCCAAAGGAAGCCGCTCATCCACTCGAGCTgt aaagcaaACCGATCATTTCCAAGTTGATGTGAAACTCCAAAGTCGTCCCGATCATGTCAGAGCTCCAAGGGCGAACAATGAGAATGTCAACTATACCCCAGTGAAAGAGGCAAAGATTCAGAAGATTTTGGACCATCAGCTGTATAATACTCACTATGTCGAGTATCAGGTGGAAATGAGCGATGGAACGGAAGAAATGTTGActgaatttgattttgat aacaaaaagaCTCAAAAGATGCTCGCAGAGTACAAGTTCAAGGTTACAGAGCTGGAGGATGATGGAAGTAAAG aatacGTTGTGGAGAAGATCGTCGCCCATCGTTACCCAAACGATAGGCTGAATCAGCCTTTGTACCTCGTCATGTGGCGCGGGTTCCCCGATCCGGTATCTAACACGGAAATGTGGGGAGAAGAGCTTGAG AACTGTCAAGAGCTTCTCGATGCCTATAATGAAGAGCATGATATTGATCTTTCAAAGACAGTAATGAACAAGCCTCCGAAGAAATCAAAGCACCAAGATACTTCTGACGATTCTGAGGAgtctgaagatgaggaagaAAAGTCACCCAGGAAAAGATCCTCCAAGAAACGTCGAGCTGCTTCTGTTTCTGATTCCGATTCTGACTCCGACTCCGATTTTGACAagaagaagtggaaaaaaaataaggcCAAGCGATCCAAGCGTGATGACTCTTCTGATGATGACTCCGAAatggagagacgcagaaagAAGTCGAAGAAGTCGAAGAAATCTAAGAAGTTCAAGAAATCTGAGAAGAGAAAGCGTGCAGTGAACGATTCTTCAtctgatgatgaagatgaggaGGAGAAGCCTGAGAAACGCTccaaaaagagcaagaaagCTGTCATAGATTCATCTTCGGAGgatgaagaagaggaaaagtCCTCCAAAAAGCGTTccaaaaagagcaagaaagAGTCCGATGAAGAACAACAAGCTTCTGACAGTGAGGAGGAAGTAGTCGAGGTGAAGAAAAATAGCAAGTCGCCAAAGAAGACTCCTAAGAAGACCGCTGTCAAGGAGGAATCCGAAGAATCTTCTGGCGACGAGGAAGAGGAGGttgtgaagaagaagaagtccTCCAAGATAAACAAGCGAAAAGCAAAGGAGTCCTCGTCTGACGAGGAGGAAGAGGTTGAAGAATCgccgaaaaagaaaacaaagtcCCCAAGGAagtcttccaaaaaatcggcTGCTAAGGAAGAATCGGAAGAAGAGTCCTCTGACAAtgaagaggaggaggaggttGATTATTCCCCGAAAAAGAAGGTCAAGTCTCCAAAAAAGTCCTCCAAGAAGCCAGCCGCGAAGGTGGAATCGGAAGAACCTTCTGACaatgaggaggaggaggaggaggttGAAGAATCTCCCATAAAGAAGGACAAGACTCCGAGGAAGTATTCCAGGAAATCAGCCGCGAAGGTGGAATCGACAGAGTCCTCTGGCAAtgaagaggaggaggaggttGAGGAATCCCCGAAGAAGAAGGGTAAGACTCCGAGAAAGTCTTCCAAGAAATCAGCCGCCGTGGAGGAATCGGATAATGAGGAAGAAGACGTTGAGGAATCTCCGAAGAAGAGAACGTCTCCAAGAAAGTCTTCCAAGAAGCGGGCCGCCAAGGAAGAATCAGAAGAATCTTCGGATAATGAAGTAGAGGAGGTTGAGGACTCCCCAAAAAAGAACGACAAGACTCTGAGAAAGTCTCCCAGAAAGCCAGCCGCGAAGGTGGAATCGGAAGAGTCCTTTGGCAATGAAGAGGAGGAAGAGGTTGAGGAATCCCCGAAGAAGAAGGGTAAGACTCCGAGAAAGTCTTCCAAGAAATCAGCTGCTAAGGAAGAATCGGAAGAGTCCTCTGACGATGAAGAAGAGGAGCAAGCCGAGGAGACCAACGGATCCCACACCGAGAGTCCAACAAAGAGCAAGACCGATGAGTCCGATAACTCTACGTCCTCCGATGAAGACGACGAATAG